In the genome of Ananas comosus cultivar F153 linkage group 11, ASM154086v1, whole genome shotgun sequence, one region contains:
- the LOC109717028 gene encoding uncharacterized protein LOC109717028 yields the protein MFATAARWAAKKGKPKMKPIELKTPPEQTQSITRTIFDIVKEHGPLTIADTWEHLKDVGLRGLTSKRHMKIVLRWMRERQKLRLICNHDGPHKQFLYTTWFTSPKNMPPRPTKGSS from the exons ATGTTCGCGACGGCGGCGCGGTGGGCGGCGAAGAAGGGGAAGCCGAAGATGAAGCCGATCGAGCTGAAGACGCCGCCGGAGCAGACGCAGTCCATCACCCGCACCATCTTCGACATCGTTAAAGAGCACGGCCCCCTCACCATCGCTGACACCTGGGAGCACCTCAAG GATGTTGGTCTGAGAGGTTTGACGAGCAAAAGGCACATGAAAATAGTATTGAGATGGATGAGGGAGCGGCAAAAGCTGCGGCTAATATGCAACCACGATGGACCTCACAAGCAATTCCTCTATACTACCTGGTTCACTAGCCCCAAAAACATGCCACCGAGGCCGACAAAGGGATCCTCATGA